Part of the Candidatus Lernaella stagnicola genome is shown below.
CGGCGAAATCACGTATCGTGAAGTAACCCGAGGTGTAGGGAATGACGTTGGTCGGTGTCTGCGTCACCAAAATAATGCCGAGGGAAGAAGTGAACGCCGCCGGCCCCACCAGCACCCAGGCGTGAATGCCCAGCGCTTGAGCCAGCGAAATGAGAATCGGAATAATGACGATGCCCGTCACGGTGTTGCTGGCCAAGAAGAGCTTCATAAATATGACGACCAGCACGACGACGAAAATCAGGCCGATCGGGCCCAAGGCGCCGACGCCCCCCAGCAACGTCACCGCCAGCCACTTCGCCGCGCCGGTGTGATAGGTCATCATCCCAAGCCCGAGCGAAGCCATGATTAGGATAATGCTTTCCCACGAAATCGCGCGGTTCGCCTTCTCCCAATTCAGCACGCGGAAGGGCGGCAGGAACAGCAGCAGGCCGCCGAGAATCGATACGAAACTGATCGGCAAGTCCAGCCGGCCGCCCGTCAGCTTGGCGAGTAGCGGGTTGAACACCCACAGGAAAATGACGATGCCGAAGATGACGATCGTGCCGATTTCCTCACGCTTGAGCCCGCCCAGTTCCGCGAGTTGCCCGCGAATGTCTTCGCGCGTCAACGGCAGTTTCTTGAATTCCGGCGGGAACAAAAACAGCAACGTGCCCCACCCGAATGGAATCAGCAGCAACGCGGCGGGCACGCCGATTTTCATCCAGTCGACAAACTGAATCTGCATGCCGGTGAACTCGCGCATGAAATTGATGGCGATTGGGTTCGGGCCGCACCCGGCGGGCGTGGCGATGCCGCCGAAAATCGCGCCCCAGCACGAGGCGATCATCAGCGCGCGGCCGAAGTTGCTTTCCAGCGGCTTACTGCCGATTTGCCGCAGGATACCCACGCCGATCGGCAGCATCATCGCCGCCACCCCGACGTCGGACACCCACATCGAAAGCAGCGTGCCCATGATCAGGAAACCGAGAATCACGCGCCGGCTGCTCGTGCCGATCGTCTGCAGCATCTTGAGCGTCAAACGCCGCCCGAGAGTCGTTTCCGAAAAAGCGCCGGAGAGGAGAAACACGCCGAGGAAAAACAGGATCAGGTGGTCGCCGAAGCTGAGTCGCACCAACTCGCGGTAACCCGCGGCCACGCCGTGCACCTCCACGATCTGCCCATGCTTGACGATTTGCAGCCCTTCGGTGATGCCCACCAGCGGCATCATGAGCATCACGAGCAAGGCGGTGATGTGGAAGGGTAGCGCTTCGCTCACCCAGTAGAAAATCGCCATCACCAGCAGCGCGATGCACATCCGCCCCGCCGCCGACAGTGCGATTTCCTCCCCGCCGATCTGCCGCGCGCCGGGTTTTAGAAACACGGCGACCAACGCGAACAGCAGCAAGCCAACGGCGAGAAAGATGACCTGGCGTCGCGGGTTGAGTTCCTTGGTCAACGGTTACTCCTCAAGGTCCAGTTCCACTTTTTCGACCTTGGCAAAGTCGCGGTTGTAGAACATCGCCGCAATAAAGTGGAGCAACGCCGCCAGCGCGAAAGCCAGGGGCAGCAGGGCCATGGCGGTTTGGATGTCATAGGTGTCGGAAATGTGACCGACCATCGGCGGGCCCAGCGCACTGCCCAACAGGTTCTGCACGATCACGCACAGGCTGTAGGAAACGGCGCGCAATCCGGGGTGTACGACGTCCTGCGTGACCGCCGCCGCGCCCGGCAAAAACGCCACCACGGCAATGCCCCCCAGCATCAGCGTCGGAAACTGCGCCGGACTGCCCTCCAGGTACATAAACGCGATGAACAACACCAGGGCCGCAAAGGCCGAGGAGACCGCCGCGAACAGCGACCGCGCGTTGTTCTGTTTGTTGCGCCACTTGTCGGCGAGAAAACCACCGAGTGGCGCGCCGATGATGGCCATGAGCAAGACCGCCCCGGTTTTGAGGCCCGCGGCGTCCTGGGCCAATCCCTGGGTGCGTTGGAAGTAGGTCGACATCCAGAACATCATCGAAGTCGACAGGAAGACGTTGGCGGCGAAACCGAAGTAGGTGAACAACAGCGTCGGGTTTTTCAGAAACTCCAGCGCGATGTCTTTCCAATTCATTTTGACTTCGGCGCTCACGCCGTTTTCGCTTACCGCGGTGCGCACCAACTTGACCGTTTTGTAGTCTTTGACGAAGAAGAAGAGCATCGAGACGATGAATCCGGGAATCGCCACCAGCCCGAAGGCGTAGCGCCAACCCCACGTCGCCGCAACGATGCCGCCCATTGCAATGCCCAGGGCGGCGCCCAGCGGAATCGACATGTTCCAGAAGCCCATGATCTGCGCGCGCTTCTTCTCCGGGAAGAGGCCCGAGAGCATGGCCGTACCGCCGGTGGCGTAACCGGCCTCGCCCACCCCGATGATCGACTTGGCAATCGCCAGGTGCATGAATTGCGAAGCGAATGCGCAGGCACCGGTCGCGGTGCTCCAAATCATGCCCATGATGGCGATGCTCTTGCGCCGGCTCCAGCGATCGACGAGCAGGGAAATAGGGAAGGTCGTCGCCACGATGGAGAGGTACACGAGCGAGAGCAGCATCCCCGATTGCGCGTCGGTGATGCCCCATTCGCGCTTGAGGTCGGGCAGCAACGAGCTGACCACCATGCGGTCCATGTAATCGAACATGTACATGAAAAACAGCAGCGCGAAGACGAAATACCTGTAGCGCGACGATTTCCCGGCGGGTGCGGTTTGGCTATCGGTCATGGGCGTTCCCCTTCTCCCGGCGGCACGTAGTTCGCAAGACCCAAGCGATCCGCCGTTTCCCGTGTGACGCGTCCCTGTTCATCCCAACCGCGGGCGCGGTAGAGATCGGCGAGCATCGTGCGCAAGTCGGGCAGCACGTTTGCCGAGCCGCCGGTACCTCGCGGTTCTTCCAGAATGCGCGGCGGCAAGGTGTCGGATGCGCCGTCGATCCCGAATCGTTGATTGTACAATCGTTTGAGAGCGTAGATGCGGTCACCGATTTCCAGCAGCCGGTCGGCGTCGCCGTCCCAACCGCAAACCAGTTCCGTGAAACGCGCCATTTCGCGCGCGCTCACCCCACCGGCCAACATGAATTTGCACAAACCCAGGGCGTCAAAAATGGCGCTGAGATTCTGCATCTTCGCCGTCATCGCTCCCTTTTGCGCCGGCGTGTGAGGATCGACGCCGGTTGGGAAGCCTTCGATTTTCATCCCCTCTTCCACGTAATAGGCCGGCGCTTCGTTATGCGACGCCCCGCGGTTGCCCGTGGCATACGTCGCCCCGGCGCTGACCAGCGCGCGCGGATCGTGCATCGGCAGTTCCAAGCCCTTGGCATGAATCGCGAAGCGCTCGCTCCCACCGCCGAAGACCGACGCAGCGTGCCGCACCCCATGCGCCAACACATCGCCGATGCCGCGCCGCCCGGCGATCATTTCGATCAACTCGCAAATAGCCTCGGTATCGCCCCACACCGGTTTCGCGCCCGTCAGGCCGACCCGCTCTTGGCTGAGGATGCCGCGCTCGACGCACTCGAACACGAAGCCGAGCACCACGCCGGTCGACATCGTGTCGATTCCCATATCGTTGCACAGTCGATTCGCCACGGCGATGCCCTCGCGGCTGCTGTGCAGCAGATTCGAGCCCAGCGCCGCCACCGTTTCGTACTCGGGTTGCGTCGTCTCCAAACCGGCGTGCGGACCGGTCGTGATTTTGATTTTCTTCGCGCAGCCGATCGGACACATGAAACACGCATGATGCCGCAAATGCAGATGCTCGGCGTACGCCTGCCCGGAAATTTCGACCGCCGGTTCCCAATTACCCAACGCGAAATTCTTGATCGGCAGATCACCCGACACCTCGCGACGCGCGACCGCGCCCGATGTGCCGAATTTGCTTAGGCCCGCCGCCCGCTCACGCAATTGCGCGTTGAACGGCCGCGCGTATTCACGCAATCCGGTGTCGTCGTGTGGTTGCGGCGCCGCGCCTCCCGCGACGACCACGGCTTTAATTTTTTTCTCGCCGAATTTCGTGCCGACGCCGGTGCGCCCGGCAGCGCGGGCGTTCTCGCCTTCAAAAATCATGGAGGCGAAGCCCACGCCGTTCTCGCCGGCGGGTCCGATCAACCCGATTTGCGCACCGTCCGGCAATTCCCCTCGCAAGCCTTCGTAGGCCTCGAAAGTACCCATTCCCCACCACGGCGAAGCGTCGCGAATCTCGACCGTTCCGTCGCTGACGAAAAGGTAGACGGGCGCTTCGCTGCGGCCGCGAATGACCAGCCCGTCGATGCCGGTTTTTTTGAGTTGCGCGCCCCATTTACCGCCGACGCTGCTCTCGCCGAAGATGCCGGTCAGCGGCGACCGGAAGACGATCGACGTTTTGCAGGCCGTGGGCACCCGGTAGCCGGTGAGCAGCCCGTTGGCGATAACGATGGCCTCGTCGTCGCCCTCGTCGAGGAAGACTTTCGCCGCCAAGCCGCCGCCGCCGAGAAACCGCCGTAAATCCTCTTCGGCGATTTGCCGCACTTCGACGCTTCGCCGCCGCACATCGATCCATGCGAACGTTCCGTAAAACGCCTTCATCAGACAGCTCCTTGCGGCCGGCCGCCGCTAGTACACGTTGGCCAATGCGATGCTTCCCGGACTGATTGTGTCGGGGTCGGTCATCACGTTGATGCAAGTCGGAACTCCCGAGGCGAACGCTTCTTCCAGCGCGGGGCGGATGTCCTCGGGTTTATCGACCCGCAGGCCCTTACCACCTAGCGCCTCGACCAGTTTGTGGTACGGCACCTCGCCGATGTACGTGCCGGCTTCGATCGCGTGCCCCAGGCGTAACTGCTGGCTATGGCGGATCATGCCCCACCCCAGGTCGTTGCTGATCACGGTGACGACCGGCAGTTTCTTGCGGACGGCCGTCTCGAATTCCATGAAGTTGAAACCGGTGGAGCCGTCGCCGATCATGAGGCACACGCGGCTATCGGGATTCAGCACTTGGGCGGCGTTCGCGTAAGGCAGCCCGACGCCCAGGCAACCAAAAAGCCCGGAGTCCAGGTAACGCCCGGGCCCGCGCACGGTGCGCGTCATACCCATCCAGATCTGCGTGTCGCCGCCGTCGGCCACGACGATGTCGTCATCGCGATCCAGAAAGTTGTCGATCTCTTTGGCCAGACGCATGGCGTGAATCGGCACGCCTTCATTTTCCCACATGAACTTGACTTGGTTTTTCGACTGGTCGGCGTTGACCTGCAAGGCCGCCGTCCACTCCGCGAACTGCGGGGGCAGCGACTCGGCCAGACCCTGCGCGTCGGCAAGTTCCACGCACTCGGTCAGCAGGCCGCGAATGTCGCTGACGATCGGCAAATCGATGCTGTGGTTGCGGCCGATCTCCTCCGGCGCGATATCCACCTGCGCGAGTTTCGCACGGGAATCGAACAAGTCGCCGAAGATGTAATACAGACTGATGCGGTTGCCCAGCAGGATGATCAGGTCGGCATCCGACTGGGCCATCAGCACCGCGCCCGGGCGCGTGCCCACCGCCGACTCGAAGCACAGCGGGTGCCCGTCCGGGATAAGGCCGCGGCCCATCCCCGAGGTGAAAATCGGCACGCCCGTCCTCTCGGCGAACGCGACCAATTCACCCTCAACGCCGGCGTACCACGCGCCGCTGCCCGCCACAGCCATCGGCCGCTTGGCGGCGCGAATCATCTCGATCAACTTCGCCGCGCCGGCGCGATCGACCGGGTGCGAATCGATCGTGGTTTTCATCCGCTTGACGGCGCTTTCATCCGACTGGGTAGCCAGCACGTCGACCGGCAACTCCAGGTAGACCGGTCCCGGCCGCCCGCTGATCGCCGTACGAAACGCCATGTCGATATATTCCGGAATGCGCGAAGGCGTGTGGCACACGAAGGCCCGCTTGACCATCGGCGCGATGATCGGCGCTTGCGGCGCGTCCTGCAGATCGAGCTTTTCGCATTTGCATACGCCGGCGCAGCCCGAAATCAGCACGAGCGGCGAGTTGGCCATGTTGGCGTTGGCAATCGCCGAAAGCGTGTTGGTGAAGCCCGGTCCGGCCGTCACCATCGCCACGCCCGGTTTGCGGGTCATGCGTCCGTAAGCCTCGGCCATGAAGACGGCCGCTTGCTCGTGTCGCGTGTCGAACAGCGTGATATCCGAATGTTCGAGATGCGAATAGATCGGCGTGATGTGTCCGCCGCTCAACGTAAAAATAATATCCACGCCGCGATCGATCAGCGCCTCGGCCGCGAGTTTTGCA
Proteins encoded:
- a CDS encoding DASS family sodium-coupled anion symporter, which encodes MTKELNPRRQVIFLAVGLLLFALVAVFLKPGARQIGGEEIALSAAGRMCIALLVMAIFYWVSEALPFHITALLVMLMMPLVGITEGLQIVKHGQIVEVHGVAAGYRELVRLSFGDHLILFFLGVFLLSGAFSETTLGRRLTLKMLQTIGTSSRRVILGFLIMGTLLSMWVSDVGVAAMMLPIGVGILRQIGSKPLESNFGRALMIASCWGAIFGGIATPAGCGPNPIAINFMREFTGMQIQFVDWMKIGVPAALLLIPFGWGTLLFLFPPEFKKLPLTREDIRGQLAELGGLKREEIGTIVIFGIVIFLWVFNPLLAKLTGGRLDLPISFVSILGGLLLFLPPFRVLNWEKANRAISWESIILIMASLGLGMMTYHTGAAKWLAVTLLGGVGALGPIGLIFVVVLVVIFMKLFLASNTVTGIVIIPILISLAQALGIHAWVLVGPAAFTSSLGIILVTQTPTNVIPYTSGYFTIRDFAVSGLVMTLWMTIVVAAVIAVLGPLTGMYTY
- a CDS encoding MFS transporter, with the translated sequence MTDSQTAPAGKSSRYRYFVFALLFFMYMFDYMDRMVVSSLLPDLKREWGITDAQSGMLLSLVYLSIVATTFPISLLVDRWSRRKSIAIMGMIWSTATGACAFASQFMHLAIAKSIIGVGEAGYATGGTAMLSGLFPEKKRAQIMGFWNMSIPLGAALGIAMGGIVAATWGWRYAFGLVAIPGFIVSMLFFFVKDYKTVKLVRTAVSENGVSAEVKMNWKDIALEFLKNPTLLFTYFGFAANVFLSTSMMFWMSTYFQRTQGLAQDAAGLKTGAVLLMAIIGAPLGGFLADKWRNKQNNARSLFAAVSSAFAALVLFIAFMYLEGSPAQFPTLMLGGIAVVAFLPGAAAVTQDVVHPGLRAVSYSLCVIVQNLLGSALGPPMVGHISDTYDIQTAMALLPLAFALAALLHFIAAMFYNRDFAKVEKVELDLEE
- a CDS encoding aldehyde ferredoxin oxidoreductase family protein, yielding MKAFYGTFAWIDVRRRSVEVRQIAEEDLRRFLGGGGLAAKVFLDEGDDEAIVIANGLLTGYRVPTACKTSIVFRSPLTGIFGESSVGGKWGAQLKKTGIDGLVIRGRSEAPVYLFVSDGTVEIRDASPWWGMGTFEAYEGLRGELPDGAQIGLIGPAGENGVGFASMIFEGENARAAGRTGVGTKFGEKKIKAVVVAGGAAPQPHDDTGLREYARPFNAQLRERAAGLSKFGTSGAVARREVSGDLPIKNFALGNWEPAVEISGQAYAEHLHLRHHACFMCPIGCAKKIKITTGPHAGLETTQPEYETVAALGSNLLHSSREGIAVANRLCNDMGIDTMSTGVVLGFVFECVERGILSQERVGLTGAKPVWGDTEAICELIEMIAGRRGIGDVLAHGVRHAASVFGGGSERFAIHAKGLELPMHDPRALVSAGATYATGNRGASHNEAPAYYVEEGMKIEGFPTGVDPHTPAQKGAMTAKMQNLSAIFDALGLCKFMLAGGVSAREMARFTELVCGWDGDADRLLEIGDRIYALKRLYNQRFGIDGASDTLPPRILEEPRGTGGSANVLPDLRTMLADLYRARGWDEQGRVTRETADRLGLANYVPPGEGERP
- a CDS encoding thiamine pyrophosphate-binding protein yields the protein MAMVPSAKLAAEALIDRGVDIIFTLSGGHITPIYSHLEHSDITLFDTRHEQAAVFMAEAYGRMTRKPGVAMVTAGPGFTNTLSAIANANMANSPLVLISGCAGVCKCEKLDLQDAPQAPIIAPMVKRAFVCHTPSRIPEYIDMAFRTAISGRPGPVYLELPVDVLATQSDESAVKRMKTTIDSHPVDRAGAAKLIEMIRAAKRPMAVAGSGAWYAGVEGELVAFAERTGVPIFTSGMGRGLIPDGHPLCFESAVGTRPGAVLMAQSDADLIILLGNRISLYYIFGDLFDSRAKLAQVDIAPEEIGRNHSIDLPIVSDIRGLLTECVELADAQGLAESLPPQFAEWTAALQVNADQSKNQVKFMWENEGVPIHAMRLAKEIDNFLDRDDDIVVADGGDTQIWMGMTRTVRGPGRYLDSGLFGCLGVGLPYANAAQVLNPDSRVCLMIGDGSTGFNFMEFETAVRKKLPVVTVISNDLGWGMIRHSQQLRLGHAIEAGTYIGEVPYHKLVEALGGKGLRVDKPEDIRPALEEAFASGVPTCINVMTDPDTISPGSIALANVY